A window from Telopea speciosissima isolate NSW1024214 ecotype Mountain lineage chromosome 8, Tspe_v1, whole genome shotgun sequence encodes these proteins:
- the LOC122671445 gene encoding aldehyde dehydrogenase family 2 member B7, mitochondrial-like isoform X1, which yields MTSLRLSSLLSGSFSAASSTAATSLFSLGRNSNRGRGVSRFSTAAALEVPITPSVQINHTKLLINGQFVDSASGKTFPTLDPRTGDVIAHVSEGDAEDINRAVAAARKAFDEGPWPKMTAYERSRIISRFADLIEKHNDEIAALETWDNGKPYEQAAKIEVPMLTRLMRYYAGWADKIHGLTVPADGPYHVQTLHEPIGVAGQIIPWNFPLLMYAWKVGPALACANTVVMKTAEQTPLSALYVSNLLHEAGLPPGVLNVVSGYGPTAGAALASHMDVEKIAFTGSTETGKIISELAAKSNLKPVTLELGGKSAFIVCEDADIDQAVELAHFALFFNQGQCCCAGSRTFVHERVYDEFVEKAKARAMKRVIGDPFKSGVEQGPQIDSEQFEKILKYIRSGIESGATLETGGERIGTKGYFIQPTVFSNVQDGMKIAAEEIFGPVQSILKFKNLDEVIKRANTSRYGLAAGVFTNDIGTANKLMRALRVGTVWINCFDIFDAAIPFGGYKMSGHGREKGIYSLNNYLQVKAVVSPVDNAAWL from the exons ATGACTTCTTTGAGATTATCGTCTCTGCTAAGTGGGTCCTTCTCTGCTGCTTCGTCAACTGCTGCTACTTCCTTGTTCTCCCTAG GCAGAAACTCTAACCGTGGGAGAGGCGTCAGTAGGTTTAGCACTGCTGCTGCACTTGAAGTACCCATCACTCCATCAGTTCAAATAAATCATACCAAGCTTCTAATCAATGGACAATTTGTTGATTCAGCATCAG GAAAAACTTTTCCAACCCTTGATCCAAGGACAGGAGATGTGATTGCTCATGTTTCAGAAGGTGATGCAGAAGATATCAATCgtgctgttgctgctgcccGAAAGGCATTTGATGAGGGACCATGGCCCAAAATGACTGCTTAT GAAAGATCACGGATTATTTCCCGCTTTGCTGACTTGATTGAAAAGCACAATGATGAGATTGCAGCACTTGAGACCTGGGATAATGGAAAGCCTTATGAACAGGCTGCAAAAATCGAAGTACCAATGTTGACACGTCTCATGCGATACTATGCTG GTTGGGCAGATAAGATTCATGGTCTTACAGTTCCAGCTGATGGACCTTACCATGTGCAGACACTGCATGAACCTATTGGTGTTGCTGGGCAGATTATCCCATGGAATTTCCCTCTTCTTATGTATGCTTGGAAGGTTGGACCTGCATTAGCATGCGCTAACACTGTTGTAATGAAGACTGCAGAGCAGACACCATTATCAGCTCTCTATGTGTCAAACCTCCTCCATGAG GCTGGTCTCCCTCCGGGTGTTCTAAATGTGGTTTCTGGATATGGCCCAACTGCTGGTGCGGCTCTTGCCAGTCATATGGATGTGGAGAAG ATTGCTTTCACTGGATCAACTGAAACTGGCAAGATCATAAGCGAATTGGCTGCAAAAAGCAATCTTAAACCTGTAACATTAGAGCTTGGAGGGAAGTCTGCTTTCATTGTCTGTGAGGATGCTGACATTGATCAGGCTGTTGAGCTTGCACACTTCGCTCTGTTCTTTAATCAG GGTCAATGTTGCTGTGCTGGGTCTCGTACATTTGTACATGAACGTGTGTATGATGAGTTTGTAGAGAAAGCAAAGGCACGTGCTATGAAACGTGTTATTGGTGATCCCTTCAAATCAGGTGTGGAACAAGGTCCTCAG ATTGATTCAGAGCAATTTGAGAAGATCCTAAAGTACATTAGATCAGGCATTGAAAGTGGTGCGACCCTTGAAACTGGAGGTGAAAGAATTGGCACCAAAGGCTACTTCATTCAACCAACAGTCTTCTCAAATGTCCAG GACGGCATGAAAATTGCGGCCGAAGAGATCTTTGGACCAGTGCAGTCCATCTTAAAATTCAA GAACCTTGATGAGGTGATAAAAAGGGCAAATACTAGCCGTTATGGGTTGGCTGCAGGGGTCTTCACCAATGACATTGGAACTGCTAACAAATTGATGCGTGCATTGAGAGTGGGGACTGTCTGGATTAATTGCTTTGACATCTTTGATGCTGCAATACCATTTGGTGGGTACAAGATGAGTGGACATGGCAGAGAAAAGGGAATCTACAGCCTTAATAACTACTTACAAGTGAAGGCTGTTGTTTCTCCAGTGGACAATGCAGCTTGGTTATAA
- the LOC122671445 gene encoding aldehyde dehydrogenase family 2 member B7, mitochondrial-like isoform X2 — MTSLRLSSLLSGSFSAASSTAATSLFSLGRNSNRGRGVSRFSTAAALEVPITPSVQINHTKLLINGQFVDSASGKTFPTLDPRTGDVIAHVSEGDAEDINRAVAAARKAFDEGPWPKMTAYERSRIISRFADLIEKHNDEIAALETWDNGKPYEQAAKIEVPMLTRLMRYYAGWADKIHGLTVPADGPYHVQTLHEPIGVAGQIIPWNFPLLMYAWKVGPALACANTVVMKTAEQTPLSALYVSNLLHEAGLPPGVLNVVSGYGPTAGAALASHMDVEKIAFTGSTETGKIISELAAKSNLKPVTLELGGKSAFIVCEDADIDQAVELAHFALFFNQGQCCCAGSRTFVHERVYDEFVEKAKARAMKRVIGDPFKSGVEQGPQIDSEQFEKILKYIRSGIESGATLETGGERVGTKGFYIQPTVFSNVQDGMKIATEEIFGPVQSILKFKNLDEVIKRANTSPYGLAAGVFTKDIGTANNLMRALRVGTVWINCFDTFDAAIPFGGYKMSGHGREKGIYSLNNYLQVKAVVSPVDNAAWL; from the exons ATGACTTCTTTGAGATTATCGTCTCTGCTAAGTGGGTCCTTCTCTGCTGCTTCGTCAACTGCTGCTACTTCCTTGTTCTCCCTAG GCAGAAACTCTAACCGTGGGAGAGGCGTCAGTAGGTTTAGCACTGCTGCTGCACTTGAAGTACCCATCACTCCATCAGTTCAAATAAATCATACCAAGCTTCTAATCAATGGACAATTTGTTGATTCAGCATCAG GAAAAACTTTTCCAACCCTTGATCCAAGGACAGGAGATGTGATTGCTCATGTTTCAGAAGGTGATGCAGAAGATATCAATCgtgctgttgctgctgcccGAAAGGCATTTGATGAGGGACCATGGCCCAAAATGACTGCTTAT GAAAGATCACGGATTATTTCCCGCTTTGCTGACTTGATTGAAAAGCACAATGATGAGATTGCAGCACTTGAGACCTGGGATAATGGAAAGCCTTATGAACAGGCTGCAAAAATCGAAGTACCAATGTTGACACGTCTCATGCGATACTATGCTG GTTGGGCAGATAAGATTCATGGTCTTACAGTTCCAGCTGATGGACCTTACCATGTGCAGACACTGCATGAACCTATTGGTGTTGCTGGGCAGATTATCCCATGGAATTTCCCTCTTCTTATGTATGCTTGGAAGGTTGGACCTGCATTAGCATGCGCTAACACTGTTGTAATGAAGACTGCAGAGCAGACACCATTATCAGCTCTCTATGTGTCAAACCTCCTCCATGAG GCTGGTCTCCCTCCGGGTGTTCTAAATGTGGTTTCTGGATATGGCCCAACTGCTGGTGCGGCTCTTGCCAGTCATATGGATGTGGAGAAG ATTGCTTTCACTGGATCAACTGAAACTGGCAAGATCATAAGCGAATTGGCTGCAAAAAGCAATCTTAAACCTGTAACATTAGAGCTTGGAGGGAAGTCTGCTTTCATTGTCTGTGAGGATGCTGACATTGATCAGGCTGTTGAGCTTGCACACTTCGCTCTGTTCTTTAATCAG GGTCAATGTTGCTGTGCTGGGTCTCGTACATTTGTACATGAACGTGTGTATGATGAGTTTGTAGAGAAAGCAAAGGCACGTGCTATGAAACGTGTTATTGGTGATCCCTTCAAATCAGGTGTGGAACAAGGTCCTCAG ATTGATTCAGAGCAATTTGAGAAGATCCTAAAGTACATTAGATCAG GCATTGAAAGTGGTGCGACCCTTGAAACTGGAGGTGAAAGAGTTGGCACCAAAGGCTTCTATATTCAGCCAACTGTGTTCTCAAATGTCCAG GATGGCATGAAAATTGCGACCGAAGAGATCTTTGGGCCAGTGCAGTCCATCTTAAAATTCAA GAACCTTGATGAGGTGATAAAAAGAGCAAATACTAGTCCTTATGGGTTGGCTGCAGGGGTCTTCACCAAGGACATTGGAACTGCAAACAACTTGATGCGTGCATTGAGAGTGGGGACAGTCTGGATTAATTGCTTCGACACCTTTGATGCTGCAATACCATTTGGTGGGTACAAGATGAGTGGACATGGCAGAGAAAAGGGAATCTACAGCCTTAATAACTACTTACAAGTGAAGGCTGTGGTTTCTCCAGTGGACAATGCAGCTTGGTTATAA
- the LOC122671445 gene encoding aldehyde dehydrogenase family 2 member B7, mitochondrial-like isoform X3 — MAYRRLSSLLSGSFSASSNSAAYLLSLGRNSNFGGGISRFSTAASLEAPITPSVQINHTQLLINGQFVDSASGKTFPTLDPRTGDVIAHVSEGDAEDVNRAVAAARKAFDGGPWPKMTAYERSRIIYRSADLIEKHNDEIAALETWDNGKPYEQAAKIEVPMLTRLLRYYAGWADKIHGLTVPADGPYHVQTLHEPIGVAGQIIPWNFPLLMYAWKIGPALACSNTVVMKTAEQTPLSALYVSNLLHEAGLPPGVLNVVSGYGPTAGAAVASHMDVDKVAFTGSTATGKIISELASKSNLKPVTFELGGKSPFIVCEDADVDQAVELAHFALFFNQGQCCCAGSRTFVHERVYDEFVEKAKARAMKRVVGDPFKTGVEQGPQIDSTQFEKILNYIRSGIESGATLETGGERVGTKGFYIQPTVFSNVQDGMKIATEEIFGPVQSILKFKNLDEVIKRANTSPYGLAAGVFTKDIGTANNLMRALRVGTVWINCFDTFDAAIPFGGYKMSGHGREKGIYSLNNYLQVKAVVSPVDNAAWL, encoded by the exons ATGGCGTATCGGAGATTATCGTCTCTACTAAGTGGGTCCTTCTCTGCTTCGTCAAATTCTGCTGCTTACTTGCTCTCTCTAG GCAGAAACTCTAATTTTGGGGGAGGCATTAGTAGGTTTAGCACTGCTGCTTCACTTGAAGCACCCATCACTCCATCAGTTCAAATAAATCATACCCAGCTTCTAATCAATGGACAATTTGTAGATTCAGCATCAG GAAAAACTTTTCCAACCCTTGATCCAAGAACAGGAGATGTGATTGCTCATGTTTCTGAAGGTGATGCAGAAGATGTCAATCGGGCTGTAGCTGCTGCCCGAAAGGCATTTGATGGGGGACCATGGCCCAAAATGACTGCTTAT GAAAGATCACGGATTATTTACCGCTCTGCGGACTTGATTGAAAAGCACAATGATGAGATTGCAGCACTTGAGACCTGGGATAACGGAAAGCCTTATGAACAGGCTGCAAAAATCGAAGTACCAATGCTGACACGTCTTTTGCGATACTATGCTG GTTGGGCAGATAAGATTCATGGTCTTACAGTTCCTGCTGATGGACCTTACCATGTACAGACACTGCATGAACCTATTGGTGTTGCAGGGCAGATTATCCCATGGAATTTTCCTCTTCTAATGTATGCTTGGAAGATTGGACCTGCGTTAGCATGCAGTAACACTGTTGTAATGAAGACTGCAGAGCAGACACCATTATCAGCTCTCTATGTGTCAAATTTACTCCATGAG GCTGGTCTCCCTCCGGGTGTTTTAAATGTGGTTTCTGGATATGGCCCAACTGCTGGTGCAGCTGTTGCCAGTCATATGGATGTGGACAAG GTTGCTTTCACGGGATCAACTGCTACTGGCAAGATCATAAGCGAACTGGCTTCAAAAAGCAATCTTAAACCTGTGACATTCGAGCTTGGAGGGAAGTCCCCTTTCATTGTCTGCGAGGATGCTGACGTTGATCAGGCTGTTGAGCTTGCTCACTTCGCTCTGTTCTTTAATCAG GGTCAATGTTGCTGTGCTGGGTCTCGTACATTTGTACACGAGCGTGTGTATGATGAGTTTGTAGAGAAAGCAAAGGCGCGTGCTATGAAACGTGTTGTTGGTGATCCCTTCAAAACTGGTGTGGAACAAGGTCCTCAG ATTGATTCAACTCAATTTGAGAAGATCCTAAATTACATAAGATCAGGCATTGAAAGTGGTGCGACCCTTGAAACTGGAGGTGAAAGAGTTGGCACCAAAGGCTTCTATATTCAGCCAACTGTGTTCTCAAATGTCCAG GATGGCATGAAAATTGCGACCGAAGAGATCTTTGGGCCAGTGCAGTCCATCTTAAAATTCAA GAACCTTGATGAGGTGATAAAAAGAGCAAATACTAGTCCTTATGGGTTGGCTGCAGGGGTCTTCACCAAGGACATTGGAACTGCAAACAACTTGATGCGTGCATTGAGAGTGGGGACAGTCTGGATTAATTGCTTCGACACCTTTGATGCTGCAATACCATTTGGTGGGTACAAGATGAGTGGACATGGCAGAGAAAAGGGAATCTACAGCCTTAATAACTACTTACAAGTGAAGGCTGTGGTTTCTCCAGTGGACAATGCAGCTTGGTTATAA
- the LOC122671446 gene encoding probable xyloglucan endotransglucosylase/hydrolase protein 33, whose translation MKKMPLMKEHFMLVGILIFCTIEDARSLDGHYTLPNVTHLTDLFHHQTLNQAFLTSFGSSNIHFGNNGSNVQLTLNKTSGSGLISLNKYNYGFFSSAIKLPPGYSSGVVVAFYMSNADLFPHNHDEIDFEFLGHENGKQWILQTNIYGNGKTNIGREEKFRLWFDPTEEFHQYSIIWNSHHIVFLVDNIPVREVENIGVMSAVYPSKPMSVYATIWDGSEWATNGGKNPVNYKYEPFVASFGEMEMEGCVWISARSVPSCSKGGQEGPSTVDPVEGEDFVKLSQQQKMGMDWARNKFMIYSYCKDPGRFPVLPPECRMR comes from the exons ATGAAAAAAATGCCACTCATGAAAGAACATTTCATGTTAGTGGGAATCCTCATCTTCTGCACCATTGAAGATGCAAGATCTCTCGATGGGCACTACACACTCCCAAATGTTACACATTTAACTGATCTTTTTCATCATCAAACATTGAAccaggcatttttaacatctttTGGAAGCTCAAACATCCATTTTGGCAATAATGGGTCTAATGTGCAGTTAACTCTCAACAAAACTTCAG GGTCTGGATTGATCTCTCTAAACAAATATAACTATGGATTCTTCAGTTCTGCCATCAAGCTTCCTCCAGGTTACTCCTCTGGTGTAGTAGTAGCCTTCTAT ATGTCCAATGCAGATTTATTCCCTCACAACCATGATGAGATAGACTTTGAGTTTCTGGGTCATGAAAATGGAAAACAGTGGATTCTGCAAACAAATATCTATGGGAATGGCAAAACCAACataggaagagaagagaaatttcgactctggtttgatccaacaGAAGAGTTTCATCAATACAGCATCATTTGGAATAGTCATCACATAGT GTTCCTAGTAGACAACATACCAGTAAGAGAGGTTGAAAACATTGGGGTCATGTCAGCAGTTTATCCATCAAAGCCCATGTCAGTATATGCAACCATATGGGATGGATCAGAGTGGGCAACAAATGGTGGAAAGAACCCAGTGAATTACAAGTATGAAccttttgttgcttcttttGGGGAGATGGAAATGGAGGGTTGTGTATGGATTTCAGCAAGATCAGTCCCTTCATGTTCAAAGGGTGGTCAAGAAGGTCCTTCAACAGTAGACCCAGTTGAAGGTGAAGATTTTGTTAAGCTGTCACAGCAACAGAAGATGGGAATGGATTGGGCCAGAAACAAGTTCATGATCTATTCATACTGTAAAGATCCTGGCAGGTTTCCGGTGTTGCCACCAGAATGCAGAATGAGATAA
- the LOC122671444 gene encoding U-box domain-containing protein 19 — protein MIQKSDDLNRRILRFPAVHPCESVSTGTLLRDLIALSRNICDYQSKIFATQRRNAREAIRQVGILLVFFEEIRDRNDSALPDFVSLCFSELHYSLQKLRFLLEDCTREGARLWILMKYERVSTEFRVLIRTIATALDVLPLCSIDVSIEVRELVELVANQAFKAKFEADPDEEQAAKGVLDILNQFENKVVPSRIDLRRVLDDLEIRSWSRCNKEIKFLDEEIDSESSKGEEREVVFLSSLMGFMCYCRVVMFNVVDCRSNHRSDVRCFGEVLSYLNPEDFRCPISLEFMADPVTTSTGHTYDRSSILKWLKAGNFTCPKTGEKLTTTELVPNSTLRKLIQQYCSDNGISLAEHGSRSRDITRTILAGSNAAAEAMKQLANYLAHTLVVGTGEEKNKAAYEIRLLAKSSIFNRSCFAEADTIPPLLMLISSTDPSIQENAIAALLNLSKYCKCKTEIVENGGLRLVLDVLSRGLKMDCRQIAAATLFYLSSVEEYRILIGEMPDAIPSLVNLIREGNPRGKKNAVVAIFGLLLYPGNHDMVIAAGTVPSMVDLLTSSEREDLVTDSLAVLARLAEQPDGTIVILGTSALPQLLRILNSSTSRVEKEYCVSLLLSLCSNGGAQVISILQNTPSLMASLYSLLTDGTSRASKKASSLITILHEFHNSSSTGLLAPEVPQERFVHVR, from the coding sequence ATGATCCAGAAATCTGACGATCTAAATCGCCGGATCTTGAGATTCCCGGCAGTTCATCCCTGTGAAAGTGTCTCCACAGGAACCCTTCTTCGTGATCTTATAGCTCTTTCTCGCAACATATGTGATTACCAGTCGAAGATCTTTGCAACACAACGCCGGAATGCACGAGAGGCGATTCGTCAAGTTGGaattcttcttgtcttctttgaAGAAATTCGAGACCGTAATGATTCAGCTTTGCCTGATTTTGTCAGCCTCTGTTTCTCCGAGCTCCATTATAGTCTTCAGAAGCTCCGGTTCTTGTTGGAGGATTGCACTCGCGAAGGTGCTCGGCTTTGGATTCTGATGAAGTACGAACGAGTTTCGACTGAGTTTCGTGTACTTATCAGGACGATAGCCACGGCGCTGGATGTGCTTCCTTTGTGTTCGATCGATGTTTCCATTGAAGTCCGAGAATTGGTCGAGTTAGTGGCTAATCAAGCTTTCAAGGCGAAATTTGAGGCCGACCCGGATGAGGAACAAGCAGCTAAAGGTGTTCTCGACATTTTAAACCAGTTCGAGAACAAAGTCGTTCCCAGTCGGATTGATCTGAGAAGGGTTCTTGACGACCTCGAGATTCGAAGCTGGAGCCGGTGTAACAAGGAGATCAAGTTCTTGGACGAAGAGATAGATTCGGAAAGCTcaaaaggagaggagagggaggtcGTGTTTCTGAGTAGTTTAATGGGTTTTATGTGCTATTGTCGAGTCGTCATGTTCAATGTTGTTGACTGTAGAAGTAACCACCGTTCGGATGTCAGATGCTTTGGAGAGGTGCTCAGTTACCTGAATCCGGAGGATTTCCGATGCCCCATCTCTCTGGAGTTCATGGCTGATCCAGTGACAACATCAACAGGGCATACTTATGATCGATCTTCAATCCTAAAGTGGCTCAAAGCAGGAAACTTCACCTGTCCCAAAACAGGGGAGAAGCTGACGACCACCGAACTGGTCCCTAATTCGACTCTGCGGAAGCTTATTCAGCAGTACTGTTCCGATAATGGAATTTCATTGGCGGAACATGGCAGTCGGAGTCGTGACATAACAAGAACAATTCTTGCCGGCAGTAACGCAGCAGCAGAAGCCATGAAACAGCTTGCCAACTATCTTGCTCACACGCTTGTGGTCGGAACaggggaagagaagaacaaAGCCGCTTATGAGATCCGTTTGCTTGCAAAATCCAGTATCTTCAACAGGTCTTGTTTCGCCGAAGCTGATACAATCCCTCCTCTACTGATGCTTATTTCTTCCACTGACCCATCAATTCAAGAGAACGCAATCGCAGCCCTATTAAATCTGTCCAAATATTGCAAGTGCAAAACAGAGATTGTTGAGAATGGTGGGTTGAGGTTGGTTCTGGATGTTCTAAGCAGAGGTTTGAAGATGGATTGTCGCCAAATCGCAGCTGCTACTCTGTTTTATCTTTCTTCAGTGGAAGAGTACAGGATTTTGATAGGAGAAATGCCAGATGCAATCCCCTCTTTGGTGAACTTGATTAGAGAGGGGAATCcaagagggaaaaagaatgctgtgGTTGCGATCTTCGGACTCCTTCTCTACCCAGGAAACCATGATATGGTGATTGCAGCAGGAACAGTCCCTTCAATGGTTGATCTTCTAACATCTTCCGAAAGAGAAGATCTTGTTACCGACTCTCTAGCAGTTCTAGCAAGGTTAGCAGAGCAACCTGATGGAACGATTGTGATTCTAGGGACCTCTGCTTTACCTCAGCTGTTGAGGATTCTAAACTCCTCCACTTCCCGAGTAGAGAAGGAGTACTGTGTTTCACTTTTGCTCTCCCTGTGCAGTAATGGCGGAGCCCAGGTTATTTCCATCTTGCAGAACACCCCTTCTCTTATGGCTTCCTTGTATTCTCTTCTCACAGATGGTACCTCACGTGCAAGTAAGAAGGCCAGTTCGCTCATCACCATCCTCCATGAATTCCACAATTCTAGTTCAACTGGATTGTTGGCTCCAGAGGTACCACAAGAACGCTTTGTTCACGTACGTTAA